Below is a window of bacterium DNA.
AGTAAGGCTGATCTCATATATCTTCCTCCTATGATAAAGGCGACGTATTATGTAATAAAAAATATATTAAACGAACCTTGAGAGATGCCTACAAAGTCGCCCTAACTGATCGTGAAATCCATCCCATAAAGATGGGATATACAAGCCAGACATTGAAGAATAGAACTGATGAGGCAAGAACCGATAAAACTTAACTTATAGTTTATACCAAGGCAAAGAAAATGGCATGCTCTACTGAAATACGTATTTCTATGTATAGTCCGATTTTCGTGCTTTTTAAAACAAAAAAACTTAATATTTACAGCGTTTACGATATGGTTCTGTCGTAAATAAACACATACCACATTTCAGGAGAATATCCCATGCGTTTAGTATGGTTGTTTTTGATCACGGTTACTGTACCGATATATGGCCAACTCGATACGACAGAACAAAGCCAAACTAAAACACGCATGGCCGTAGTACCATTTAAAAACAATACCGGTTCAAAACAATTTGAAATTATCACGGCAGGTATCGCTGAAAGCATAACCACCGCGCTTTCAGGCTCAGGAAAATTTGATTTTGTCGAACGCTTGCAGGTAGATAAAGCCCTGTCGGAACAGGATTTTCAGATGACAGATCTCGTGGATTCCAAAACCGTGCAGTCTATGGGTGCTATTCTCGGCGTGGAATACATCATTATCGGCGACTTACAAAAAATCGGCACTCGATTTCGTATCAATGCGCGCCGCATGCGTGTAAGCGACGGCAAACTGGCGGAATCGGCCAGCGCTTCCGGTGAAGAGGATGATTTGTTTGATATGCAGGATGAAGTCGCAGAAAAGCTGATCGAACAGTTTGAACAGCATAATGAAAAATAACGTCTATTCAGCTTTTCATTCGCAAAAAAATCAACAACGATAAAACGCCGAACACCGAATTACCCAACCACGCCGCCGTGACTGGATCCATGGATTGATTGTATCCCATAAAACGACCGGTTTGTATTACACTCCAGTACGCCAAACAGATAACCAACGTAAAAAAAATATTTATCCCTGCGCCGCTTTTTTTACGTGAGGCTGCCAGCGGAGCGCCAAAAAGTACCATAAAAAAACAGGTAAGAGGGTATGCAAACTTAAGCTGATAGTCCGTTTCCCAGCGTTCCGTCTGTGCACCGCCGCGTTTGAGTTTGCTGATAAAATCTCTCAGTTCGATAAAATTCATCTCATCCGGATTTTGCTCTCTGCGCAGGATATCATTCGGATCAAAAAAAAGATCGTGTTTGGCCAGTGTGGGATGTTTGATCACCGTTTCCGTGCTATCGGTAAAACGCCTTTCGACGACATCGCGCAGCATCCATGCCGCTTCCGTACTATCCCATGTCGCTTCACCCGCATCGATGCGAGATATGAGTTTGGTACCATAAAACTGCTGGATGGACATGACGGAAATGATGCGATTTCGTTTGTCAAATTTGTCGATAAACACTTTGGTACCGCTTGGATCATAGATATGGATATCCGTACCAATCACCTTTCGATTAGCTGAAGCGCGTTCGACGTAGGATTTCCATATTTCCGATTTGGTAATATTGGCCGGAGGGACTATCGCCTCACTGATATAAAAATTAACTGCGCTGACCAACAGTGCGAGTACGATAATCGGAAACAGTACGCGATACAGACTTCGTCCGCCGGCTTTGATCGCCGTCAATTCGTTGAAACGCGCCAGGGAACCTATGGAAAAAAGACTGGCCAGCAAAATATCCACCGGCAAGGTGAGCGTGATGATGTGCGGAATAAAGTTAAGGTAATATTCGGCGATTATATTTCCGGGCACTTTGCGGTCAATAAAACGGTCGGCGTTTTCGACATAATTAACCGCTACAAATATCGTCACCATTCCGGCAAGTGCGAAAAATAATACCGAAAGAAATTTTTTGATCAGATAACGATCAAGAATATTGATGCCGGGAAATCTCATATGTGAATTGAAATCAGTTTTTATTCCACGATGGTAAAATCAACTTCGCGTTTATCGCGGTTGACACGGGCAACTTTGATGCGAATCCGATCACCGAGACGAAACGTTGCTTTTCGCCGCTGACCGGTCAGGCGGTAATTTTTTTCGTCAAACACATAATAATCGCCTTTGAGATCGCGCACATGGATAAGCCCCTCGATGAGGTATTGGGATATCTCAACAAAAATACCGTATTGGATCACACCGCTGACGATACCGTCAAATTCTTCGCCCAAAAAGCGTTCAATAAATTCCGCTTGTTTCACCTTGATGGAATCGCGTTCCGCTTCCGTAGCGACGCGCTCCCGATCGGAACAATGCCGCGCCATTTCCGGCAGTTTGGATGACCACCAGGCGATTCGTTCACGCAACATACCCGCGTTATACTCTTTGAGCATGCGATGCACGATCAAATCCGGATAACGTCGGATGGGTGAGGTAAAATGCGAATAATAATCAAACGCTAAACCGAAGTGGCCGATATTTTTATCGGAATATTCCGCTTTGGCCATGGAGCGAATTGCCACTTTTTCGATCAGATTGTCCTCTTTGGAACCTTTTACCGATTCGATCACTTTCTGCACGTGTTTGGGTGTAAGCAAGTCCATGGATTTAGGCAGGTGTGTCGCATGACCGAGCACCTTCATCAGATGTACAAAATTCTCAAACTTTTCTTTGACGGGTTTATCGTGTACGCGATACAGAAAAGGTAATTCATTTTTTTTGCCGCCGAGGCCGATATGTTTGCTGACATATTGATTGGCCAAAAGCATAAACTCTTCGATCAAACGGTGAGCATCCAAACGCTCTTTGCGGTAGCATTCCACCGGAATGCCGTTTTCGTCCAACTTGAATTTGGTTTCCGGTGTGTCAAAATCTATGCTGCCTTCCGCCATCCGTTTTTTAGTAAGCCGTTTAGACAAAGCATACGCATCGGTAACCGCTTTTTTCACTTCCGGTGAAAGATTATCCAAAGGTTTGCCTTCGATGACTTGTTGCACTTCTTCATACGTAAACCGTCGTTTGCTGTGAATAACCGTTTCTACGACATCATAATCCACGACATGCCCTTTGGCATCAATTTCCATAAAACAACTGTACGTGAGTTTATCCTCATGGGGCCGAAGGCTGCACAACTCGTTAGAAAGTTTTTCCGGTAACATCGGTGTCACTTGATCAACCAGATACGTACTTGTTCCACGCTTGTAAGCTTCCCGGTCAAGTGCGGTGTTTTCGCGTACATAATAACTCACATCTGCGATATGTACGCCGAGAAGGGTGTGTCCTTGCGGACCTTCATCTATGGAAATCGCATCATCAAAATCTTTGGCATCAAAAGGATCTATCGTAAAAACCAGTGCTGCACGAAAATCCAACCGCCGTGCGATTTCATCATCCGGTATAGTTGCCGGGATACGCGCACACTCCGCTTCGACCGCTTCCGGAAAATCAAAATGAATATCGTGCTGTTTGACCACCGACAAGACATCGACGCCTTTATCGCCGGGATAACCGATGATTTCTATGATGGCGCCTTCGGGATTCAACGAAGGATCGTCCCATTTTTCCAAGGAAACCACCACTTTTTGTCCGTGTTTGGCGCCATTGGTTTTTTCAGGAGCCACATAAATATCCCGACGCAACCGGCGATCGTCGGGTATGACTACAAAAAAATCTCCGGTACTGTCCACCGTGCCCACGATGCGCGTCCGTGCACGTTCTACGATGCCGATGATTTCGCCTTCGGGCCGCTTACCGGTTCGTTTACGGAGATAGGGAATCATCATCACCGTATCTTTATTCATCGCGGTTTTGAGCCGGGACGGTGAGATGAAAAAATCTTCTTCATATCCTTCGACCGTTACAAAACCCTCACCGGCTTTATTAATCGAAAGTGTTCCCGTCAACGACACGGCACGGGCAAAATACTTGTTACCCTTTTTTCCGATAGACCCCGAAGCAACGAGTTTCTGCAATATACCGTGGGCCTCGTCGTGCTGATCCGCCCGTATATGCAGTTCACGAAGTATATCTTTGGATTTGAAAGAAGACTGCGCGTTACTCTGCAGGAATTGTAAAATTTTTTGTTCTGGCAACAAGGTGTTTTCCGGTTATAAACAACCACCCGATGGGAATATTCCATACAGGATAAGACATCAAATCAAACAGGAAAATATAAGGCGGAATAAAGGCTTACACTAATGTTTTTATTGAAATCTGAATATCCACTGCTAAATTAAATTTACGTTTGTTTGAACGATAATCACCCGATTCAACTCCGCTTATTATGAATTGTAGATTAAGTTGATTCTTCTACATTTTTATGGACACCCACATGCGCGGGTGAGACAATACGCATCCCACTGATCTGTCGTTCCCGCAAAAGCGGGAACCCATCATATAACATCATGATATAAGTCTTCCCACGTTGGGTTCATTTTTTCTATTAATTCGATCTTCCAGGCTCTTCGCCATTTTTTAATTCGTTTTTCACGAGTGATGGCTTCTCGTATGTCATTAAATTGTTCGAAATACACAAGCGTATGAACCTTATACCGTGAAGTAAATCCGGGAACAATTTCGTTTTTATGTTCATACGTGCGTCGTATTAGGTTATTCGTCACGCCCGTATAGAGCGTACCGTTACGTTTGCTGGCGAGAATATATACGTAATATGATTTCATTGAAAAAATTTGATTCTATTCTTGTCTTGTGGACACCCGCGTTCGCGGGTGAGACAATGCCAGAGTCTTCTGTCGTTCCCACGCATGCCCCGAGCAAAGTCGAAGGGAAAGCGGGAACTCACAACCATCTGTAAGTATGTAGAAACTATAATGCCAATCCTCAGTACAAACTTCAATCCTTCACACAACGAATGGAAAACCCGTCACCTTTACTGTCCCTTTTCAGATAGGCACTGCGGGTAACACTGTAGACGGTCAGATTCAACGCGTGATCTGTATCGCTCTCCGACGAGGACCAGAAGTTAGCGATGCCGCCGAGGTAGTTGTAAGGGCCGTAGCGGTCTCGACAACCGCCGAACAAAACGTGAAATGAGCAATCGCTGGTCTTAGTTAATTCGGAATAGGCCCCCTCTCTGTCTTCTCCAATGAATTTCAGCATTTGTTCGAACTCACTCTTGCTAGGCAAATGCCAGCCTTTCGGTACCGCTCTCTTGGCCGCTTCCCAAGTGTACAGCTTTCCGTATTTCGCACAGTTGGATATCTTGTCGTCATAGCAGTATGTACCCTCGCCGGCATCATAGTTCAGATTTTTCGCCATCCAGACCTGATTGCCGATCTCCACGGTTTTGTAAGTTCTCCCGTCCCGCGGGTCAGTAAAACTGCCGATTTTTGACTCACTCTTTTTCGTCGCATTCAGAATCATATTCGCAGCGAATTCATAATTTTTGTTATTCACCGCATCCACGAGCGTGATCTTGTCTATCATCAGCTTCTGATCGGCGCTGAAGAGAAGCGTCGCATTCAGGTCAAGTATGGACTCGTTGGCACGAAGCGTCTTCGCGTCTTCGCGTCTTCGCGCTGTGCATAGATTTTGGAATTGACCGTATTCTGAATGGGATTCTTGTCGCAGGAATCTATTTCTTGCGCCTCAATCACCGTGACCGGGAAATATCCGCCGTCCACATTGTATGTACCGAGTTTGACCGATAGGCGATCCTTGAAGACATTGTATTTCTTGGAGGTGATGGCCGCGACTTCGTCCAAGAAGGCTTTCTTGCTTCGCGCTTTAAGCACTTCGTATTCATCGTCAACCTGTTTACGCCTTTGGTTATTGTTATACAGCCGCGTATTATATTCCTGCTGAGTTTCGAATTCGCCTCTCGGTGTCTCGTCCACCGCCAGCGTGATAGCTTTTTGTTTCTGCTCGTCGAAATCTATTTCTACTTTCGCCATCTTATCCTGAAGTTCACCGATGCGTTCGATGGCTTGAAGAAGCGTTATGCCGTAGCCTATCGTTACCTGTTTTTTCTTTTCTTCTACGATTCGGGCGAGAAGCTCCTGCTTGCGTTTGTTTTCTTCTATAGTTTTTTTCTGCTCTTCCAACCGTCTTGCCTCTTCGATTTCGGCCAGTTTTTTCTTTTCTTCAAGCGCAGACATCTGAGCTTTGAGTTCTTGCTGTTTTTTCAGATTTTCCAATCTGGCTTTTTCGTTCTTCTGATCTTCGAGTTGTTTGTTCTGATTTTGCAGTAGGGCGAGTTCCTTGGCCAGTACGTCTTCGGAATTCACGTTCTGAGCGGCTTTGGTGATGAAGACAAAATCACCCTCGCCGAGTAGGTTGCCGAATTGCGGGTTTTGTTTATGATTGCGATCGACGGCGTCACTGAAAACCTTCTTTGGAATGTATAGTCCGAGTTCGGAGGCAGTGATGTAGTTTTCA
It encodes the following:
- the rnr gene encoding ribonuclease R encodes the protein MLPEQKILQFLQSNAQSSFKSKDILRELHIRADQHDEAHGILQKLVASGSIGKKGNKYFARAVSLTGTLSINKAGEGFVTVEGYEEDFFISPSRLKTAMNKDTVMMIPYLRKRTGKRPEGEIIGIVERARTRIVGTVDSTGDFFVVIPDDRRLRRDIYVAPEKTNGAKHGQKVVVSLEKWDDPSLNPEGAIIEIIGYPGDKGVDVLSVVKQHDIHFDFPEAVEAECARIPATIPDDEIARRLDFRAALVFTIDPFDAKDFDDAISIDEGPQGHTLLGVHIADVSYYVRENTALDREAYKRGTSTYLVDQVTPMLPEKLSNELCSLRPHEDKLTYSCFMEIDAKGHVVDYDVVETVIHSKRRFTYEEVQQVIEGKPLDNLSPEVKKAVTDAYALSKRLTKKRMAEGSIDFDTPETKFKLDENGIPVECYRKERLDAHRLIEEFMLLANQYVSKHIGLGGKKNELPFLYRVHDKPVKEKFENFVHLMKVLGHATHLPKSMDLLTPKHVQKVIESVKGSKEDNLIEKVAIRSMAKAEYSDKNIGHFGLAFDYYSHFTSPIRRYPDLIVHRMLKEYNAGMLRERIAWWSSKLPEMARHCSDRERVATEAERDSIKVKQAEFIERFLGEEFDGIVSGVIQYGIFVEISQYLIEGLIHVRDLKGDYYVFDEKNYRLTGQRRKATFRLGDRIRIKVARVNRDKREVDFTIVE
- a CDS encoding GIY-YIG nuclease family protein codes for the protein MKSYYVYILASKRNGTLYTGVTNNLIRRTYEHKNEIVPGFTSRYKVHTLVYFEQFNDIREAITREKRIKKWRRAWKIELIEKMNPTWEDLYHDVI
- a CDS encoding YjgP/YjgQ family permease yields the protein MRFPGINILDRYLIKKFLSVLFFALAGMVTIFVAVNYVENADRFIDRKVPGNIIAEYYLNFIPHIITLTLPVDILLASLFSIGSLARFNELTAIKAGGRSLYRVLFPIIVLALLVSAVNFYISEAIVPPANITKSEIWKSYVERASANRKVIGTDIHIYDPSGTKVFIDKFDKRNRIISVMSIQQFYGTKLISRIDAGEATWDSTEAAWMLRDVVERRFTDSTETVIKHPTLAKHDLFFDPNDILRREQNPDEMNFIELRDFISKLKRGGAQTERWETDYQLKFAYPLTCFFMVLFGAPLAASRKKSGAGINIFFTLVICLAYWSVIQTGRFMGYNQSMDPVTAAWLGNSVFGVLSLLIFLRMKS
- a CDS encoding caspase family protein; translated protein: MNRFLLLILLVSDAAFAQDTRGLKLIAKDQKGIPQELTLYQKTYAVIIGIDRYKNLDFNQQLKNAVSDAKGIKKLLSDKFVFDKFYELYDENATKESILKTLQGDLSKTGPDDAIFVFFAGHGYTQNGIGGEDVGFIIPSDGSFSDDAMYKNVSMVELRDNISKTLKAKHIFYVMDACYSGTLLKRGAEVKEKTVDYSYLKSITASNVRQVLTAGGKSEQVLDGGPQGHSVFTGRLIEKLEQTENYITASELGLYIPKKVFSDAVDRNHKQNPQFGNLLGEGDFVFITKAAQNVNSEDVLAKELALLQNQNKQLEDQKNEKARLENLKKQQELKAQMSALEEKKKLAEIEEARRLEEQKKTIEENKRKQELLARIVEEKKKQVTIGYGITLLQAIERIGELQDKMAKVEIDFDEQKQKAITLAVDETPRGEFETQQEYNTRLYNNNQRRKQVDDEYEVLKARSKKAFLDEVAAITSKKYNVFKDRLSVKLGTYNVDGGYFPVTVIEAQEIDSCDKNPIQNTVNSKIYAQREDAKTRRRFVPTSPYLT
- a CDS encoding fibrobacter succinogenes major paralogous domain-containing protein, producing MIDKITLVDAVNNKNYEFAANMILNATKKSESKIGSFTDPRDGRTYKTVEIGNQVWMAKNLNYDAGEGTYCYDDKISNCAKYGKLYTWEAAKRAVPKGWHLPSKSEFEQMLKFIGEDREGAYSELTKTSDCSFHVLFGGCRDRYGPYNYLGGIANFWSSSESDTDHALNLTVYSVTRSAYLKRDSKGDGFSIRCVKD